Part of the Verrucomicrobiota bacterium genome is shown below.
GAACTGCGCCGACTCCAGCAGCGCTATCGCCACCTGCAGGCCGAAGTGGCCCAGTTGGGCTGGATCGTTCAGGGCAGCCTCATGCCCAAAGCCCCGCGCGCCTGGCGCCTGACGCGTAAAGTCCAGGGCAAGACGGTGACCCTGGCGCTTTCGGCCGCGCAGGCCGACGCGTTTCGGCAGGCCATTGCCAATCACCGCCGGCTCGAAGAACTGCTGCACGAGATGCGCCAACTCAGTGAGATTGCCCTGCTGGGCTCCGCCCCCGGCGTCAAGAGACGGCCCCGACCTACCCGGCCGAAACCACCCTTAACTTAGCGCCATTCGGACCTGTCCCCCTTTTGGATGTTCCCGGCTTTTGGAATGCGCCCGCCCGGGCCAGGTTGGACCCCGGGCAAAGGGACAGACCCTCCTACCGCAAGGCAAAAGGGACAGACCCTGAAGCACGGGACCTGGCTCGAAGGGCGCTAAGGTATAAGGGTGGCGGGGTGAAAACGACGGGTGGCCCTTCCCCGCGTTGAAAGCGGCTGCTAACGCGCGGGCCTAACGGAGCCGTCCTCCTTCAAAGCCCCTCGGCGAAAACGGGTAAAGGGGAGCGTCCCGGTCCAGGAGCAAGGCCAGGGTTACCAGATACCAGCCGTTAAGCCAGCACCAAGCCGCAGCAGAGGCGGGCCCGCCCGCCTCAGGCGGCTGGATGGAATAGGAAGCCGGTCTGGGCGACAGTGAAGGCCGAGCGGCCATGGACTGCCGCCCGCCAAACGCGCCAAGGGCGCCGGGGCCGAGCGGCCCTCACTGGCCCCCCTTTGACGGAATACGGGTCGGCCCTCAGCCGCGCGGGCCGTGGTCCATCCAGGTCTACTGCGGCCGCCAAGCTGGCACCGCGTTTGTGTCAACGGGGTCCGGCAGCCGATCCACGAACGGCCCAAGGCATCCGCCCCGCTTACCCCCTTCAGCCCGGGGCCCCTCGTGCCGGCACGGCCCGGCCCCGCCAGCACACAAACCACTCCGCCCCGCCCCCTTGGGCCGCCCCCGCCGGCTCAGCGCCCGGCCCGGGCGGCTGGCCCGGGCCCCGCCAGCGGCTCAGCTGTTCTTCGACAAAGCGGCGGCTGCCCAGCACCAACCCGTTGGTCAGAAAGCGCAGCCGGCAGCCCAGGCTCACCCCGGCCGGCAACGCCCCTTTTTCCTGCTCGACCACCCGGCGGGCCACCTCGGGCTCTATCACCGCCTGCTCCGGCTTAGCAGCCACCACCCCGGCCCGAAACAGCAGGCACCGGTACTCAGCCCCCACCTCGGCCCAACTCGTTTGGTCCGGTTCGTACCCCAAGGCGCGCGCCAGCCCCGCGCGCGCTTGGACCCGGCCCGCCCCGACCGCCTCGCCGTACCCGGAGTAGCCGTAATCCTTCGGGTCAGCGCACTGCTTGGCTCGCACGGGGTTGAGATCGATGTAGAGCGCCACGGCCTGCAAGGCTGTGCCGTCCTGGACCAACAGGCTCTTGAAGCGCTCGGCCCACAGCGGGCCGAAGCGGCCGTGCCGGCGGTTATACCACTGGGCAAAGCGGCTCTTGAGTTCCTGGAGGAACCTCGACAGGTCGAACATGCGCGCCTGTAGCGCCTCGCGCAAGGTTTGGGCGGCCAGTTCCCCACCCGGCGTCTGGCCGGCCAGCACCCGCTGGAGGGCGTGCCGGCGCGCTTGGCCGTACAAGGCTTCCACGCGCTCGAGCAACTCGGGATCCGACAGGAGGCGGGGTTGGGGCACCTCGCACAACAGGTGGAAATGGTTGGCCATCACCGCATAGGTCAGCACGGGGATACCGCAGAAGGCGGCCAGCCGGTGCAGGAGGCGCACCCAGTACTCCGCCTCGGGGCAGCCGGACCCAGAGCCCTCGAAGATGCGCTGGCCGTTGGTGACGCGTGAGATGCAATGGTAGAAACAGGGGTGGGCGGAGCCTTTGAGGCGGGGCTGGCGCATAGAGCGACCCATATGATAACATAATAAAATAATGTTTAAATATTTTTTTTCACTGCGAGGTTGGTTGGGACCTTTTTTGGGCGGAAAGCTTACGGCGGCGTTGCCCTGACTGCGTGTCTCGACCGTGCCGATCCAGCCTTGATCGTCGCCTCCTTGTGTCGTTTAGACCCGTTTCATTCCGTGCATATCGAAGAGCTCTTGATCACCGCCATGAGCGGCGTTACGCCCTGCCCGAAATGGAGGTAAGTTGAGCGTGGTTTTGGCTGGCCAGCACCAGGCCGTTTCTTACCGCCGGGTGCGGCGCCCACGAGGGCCATTTCACTGCGTGAACGCCTTTAAAGAAGGAGCGCTTCGAGCCGGCGGTGGTTCGACGAAGGACTGCCGAGCGGCGCTGGTCTACGCCGCTGAGAGAAACAGGATGGCGGTTTTGCCACGTACATTGCGCGGCAGACACCATGCGCGCGCGTCTTCGCGCCTCAAGCTTCCCTGAACGAGGCCGCCTGACCGGGCCACTTCCGCCCGCAGCTGGCGGTAGCGCCGGTGGGGCCAGCACAATTGGCCGGGCGACAGCACAGGCTTGGTCAAACGCAGGTATCCTTCAACGGAGAACCAAACTCTGATTCAGAGAAGATCCGGTTACCGCCGTTTCGGAGACCCCCGTGAGCGTGCAGGCGGGAATGCAGGCCGTGCGTCCTCACGAGTAACCGAGGGAGCATTCCTCTTTCTTGAGATCGTTTCTGCCCCGCAGGACGCGCGGACGATCAACTCCAGGGGAACCATGTCGAGCTGGCGTCCGATGGCTTCCCGCTCTAACAGGGCGATCAGTGCTTCACCGGCCCGGCGCCCCTGTTCGATGGCATGGGATCGAACCGTCGTCAGGGGTGGACTGGTAAAGCTTGCCGCCGGTAAATCATCATACCCGACCACGGCAATATCCTCCGGGATGGAGAGCCCGGCTTCACGAATGGCCGCCATGGCCCCGATAGCAATCGTATCATTGCCCGCGAATAGCGCCGCTGGCCGAGCGTTCGACGCCAGAATCCGCTTCATTGCGGCGTGGCCACTCTCGAGGCTGAAGTCGCCCTCTGCAAACAGTTGCCGATCGAAGGGGATCTTCGCCCGTTTCAGCGCGGCGCGATAACCTTCCAGCCGTTTGGAAGCGGGCAGGTACGTCAAGGCGGCGTAGCTGATATGCGCGATCCGCTGCCGGCCCAGTGCCAGGAGGTGTTCGGTTGCCCGGCAACTCGCTTCACCGTCCTTGGTGCCGACGGCATTCTCGGCCGAATGCCCGCAGGAACCGAAGATCAGAACGGGAAACTTCGATTCGATCAGCTTGACGAGAGCAACATCCCCCTTGCGAGGGTTGATGACGATGAGGCCGTCAATGCGCTTGCTCTTGGCTAACTCCAGGTAGGCGTCGCCATTGGACGGATCCACAACGGTCTCCATCAACAGGCGGTACCCGCGGGCGCGGCATCCCTCGTTGATGCCGAACACCATCCTCGGCACAAACGCATCCACCGCCATCAGATCCGGCCGCGACAAGATCAATCCCACCGTGCGGCTACGCCCACTGACGAGCATCTGGGCGGCTGAGTTGGGCACGTAACCGAGCTTCCGGGCCGCCGCCAGAATGCGCTTCCGGGTAGCGTCCGGGATCTGAATCTTCGGGTTATTCGTCAGGACGAGTGACACCGTGGAACGTGCCACGCCGGCTTCCCGGGCGATGTCATGACTGGTAACGCGTCCCTTCATAACCTTCCACAGTGAGGTTAGCGCTACCAGGGGCATGCGGGCAACCTACCTACCTGCCCCGGATGCCGGCTGCGCGCGCAAAAGCCTGCCAGCACCCCCGCCGCAGCTTTGCCCTAAGCCGCCACAGCTTTTTCCTTCCTCGGAACGGCTCGCAAGCGTTCCGGGATCCACTCGCCGTGGGCTGCGAGCAAATCATCCACCAAGGCCCAGATCTGATTCAGGTCAAGTTCGGCGGCCGTGTGCGGGTCAAGCATTGCCGCCTGGTAAATACGATCACGGTTGCCGGTCAGGATCGCTTCAACCGTGAGCGCCTGCACATTGATGTTCGTCTGCATCAATGCGCCCAAATGCGCCGGGATACGCCCGATCCGGATTGGTTGAACCCCGTTTTTGTCCACCAGGCACGGCACCTCAACGCAGCAGCCAGCCGGCAGATTCTCAATGAGGCCATGGTTGGCCACATTGCCATAGATGACCCGAGGCGTGCCCGTCTCAAGGCTATGAATGATCTTGGAGCCATACTCGACGCTGCGGCGGACCTCGACCGGCTGATCCGAACTTTCCAGGTCAGACCGCAGTTTTTGCCACTCCGCAATCTGGACTTCGCAACGGCGCGGGTACTCATCCAAGGGCACG
Proteins encoded:
- a CDS encoding transposase; translated protein: MRQPRLKGSAHPCFYHCISRVTNGQRIFEGSGSGCPEAEYWVRLLHRLAAFCGIPVLTYAVMANHFHLLCEVPQPRLLSDPELLERVEALYGQARRHALQRVLAGQTPGGELAAQTLREALQARMFDLSRFLQELKSRFAQWYNRRHGRFGPLWAERFKSLLVQDGTALQAVALYIDLNPVRAKQCADPKDYGYSGYGEAVGAGRVQARAGLARALGYEPDQTSWAEVGAEYRCLLFRAGVVAAKPEQAVIEPEVARRVVEQEKGALPAGVSLGCRLRFLTNGLVLGSRRFVEEQLSRWRGPGQPPGPGAEPAGAAQGGGAEWFVCWRGRAVPARGAPG
- a CDS encoding LacI family DNA-binding transcriptional regulator; its protein translation is MKGRVTSHDIAREAGVARSTVSLVLTNNPKIQIPDATRKRILAAARKLGYVPNSAAQMLVSGRSRTVGLILSRPDLMAVDAFVPRMVFGINEGCRARGYRLLMETVVDPSNGDAYLELAKSKRIDGLIVINPRKGDVALVKLIESKFPVLIFGSCGHSAENAVGTKDGEASCRATEHLLALGRQRIAHISYAALTYLPASKRLEGYRAALKRAKIPFDRQLFAEGDFSLESGHAAMKRILASNARPAALFAGNDTIAIGAMAAIREAGLSIPEDIAVVGYDDLPAASFTSPPLTTVRSHAIEQGRRAGEALIALLEREAIGRQLDMVPLELIVRASCGAETISRKRNAPSVTREDARPAFPPARSRGSPKRR